The Flavobacterium piscisymbiosum genome includes a region encoding these proteins:
- a CDS encoding TonB-dependent receptor: MKSLLYIVAALFFTASYAQEVKGKITSESGPLHPASILVIEQSKTINTDKNGNFSFRLKAGQYHLEISSHNYTSNTIIVTVSNKDIDLGTIILSGQEEKLDEVVLEYYSSGERKAMDMRQKANAIMDVVSADAMGKMPDISAAEAVQRIPGVSIDRDQGEGRYVTVRGTPSQWSSATINGDRMPSAKTSGDLLGNRTVPMDLLPTEFLEYIQVIKAITPEYEGDAIGGTINYIPKFSPKKETLRVTMAIPFNLRAEDKFKYNSTVLYGNRFFNKKFGFLVMSNYNSRSYSTDDYEVVYGNALHNVNTLDVRNYQGVRTNTGVNAATDFRFNDRNKIYARGYYSQFLDEEQNRKTMHYFNKTTSNAVLRWSTVDYLFKNYGGEFGYESKITDKLKMNAKVAAYTSWAGYNGPSSATKNDRGYYYGNWIQTVKYDNLVKVDGTNYKFLQGDGPAGYVGDPSNNIQPHFSTPYDPEKYYLDRYVTSIRNVEEKDQVAAVDFNYETTENLKIKFGGKFRNKTSTYDYRYITWIYDTKAPKAYLNNWEREAFPTNNWFPELNNTYDNLKFNYPTERSFIDPMGNPKIAQYLKYNYQDATNSSYATGNYDATEKVWAGYGSAEWDISDDLRFVGGIRYENTVVNAKSYEFNDITKVVTAVYGNKNYGAFLPMAHLIYKPSKKLDLRAAITRTFARPAFNELSPSTRVNPDNLTVVEGNIDLKPTFSWNYDLVGSYYLNKNDYVTGSVFYKDLKDLIYTSTNDEMRTVGGATDLYKVSRPLNSDNAFLYGIEIGFNKKFTELPGFLSDFSLKANYTFTKSETTLSDRGDEKIGLMNQSPNIFNASLIYEYKGFAARLAANYREAFLVEVRDNKGADRYQDKDFHLDMNLSYTTSKNITFFIDLNNLNNQELRYYHGVSSRPEQVEYYGIRGKVGASYRF, translated from the coding sequence ATGAAATCATTACTCTACATCGTCGCAGCATTATTTTTTACTGCATCTTACGCCCAAGAGGTAAAAGGTAAAATTACAAGTGAATCCGGGCCTTTACATCCGGCTTCTATTTTAGTTATAGAACAATCTAAAACAATTAATACGGATAAAAATGGTAATTTCTCTTTTAGACTAAAAGCGGGACAATATCATTTAGAAATTTCAAGTCATAATTATACTTCAAATACTATTATAGTTACTGTTTCGAACAAGGATATTGATTTAGGAACTATTATTCTGTCAGGTCAGGAAGAGAAACTGGACGAAGTAGTTTTAGAATATTACTCAAGCGGTGAAAGAAAAGCAATGGACATGCGCCAAAAAGCTAACGCAATTATGGATGTTGTAAGTGCAGATGCAATGGGAAAAATGCCGGATATCAGTGCTGCCGAAGCGGTGCAGAGAATCCCGGGAGTGAGTATCGACAGGGATCAGGGTGAAGGAAGATATGTAACAGTAAGAGGAACGCCTTCGCAATGGAGTTCAGCGACTATAAACGGAGACCGAATGCCATCTGCAAAAACCTCCGGTGATTTGTTGGGTAATCGTACTGTACCGATGGATTTATTACCAACGGAATTTTTAGAATATATACAGGTAATTAAAGCGATTACTCCTGAATATGAAGGAGATGCAATTGGAGGAACAATTAATTATATTCCGAAATTTTCGCCTAAAAAGGAAACTCTTAGAGTAACTATGGCAATTCCGTTTAATCTTCGTGCCGAAGATAAATTCAAGTACAATAGTACAGTTTTATACGGGAATCGATTTTTTAATAAAAAATTCGGCTTTTTAGTGATGAGCAATTATAATTCACGCAGTTATTCAACAGATGATTATGAAGTAGTTTACGGAAATGCACTGCACAATGTAAATACACTTGATGTCCGAAATTATCAGGGAGTAAGAACCAATACTGGAGTGAATGCCGCAACAGATTTTCGTTTTAATGACAGAAACAAAATTTATGCACGCGGATATTACAGTCAGTTTTTAGATGAAGAACAAAATCGTAAGACTATGCACTACTTTAATAAAACGACAAGTAATGCAGTATTGCGTTGGAGCACAGTAGATTATTTGTTTAAAAACTACGGAGGGGAATTTGGTTATGAAAGCAAGATAACCGATAAACTGAAGATGAATGCCAAGGTTGCGGCTTATACTTCATGGGCAGGATACAATGGTCCGTCATCTGCAACGAAAAACGACAGAGGTTATTATTACGGCAACTGGATACAAACTGTAAAATATGATAATCTGGTAAAAGTAGACGGAACAAATTACAAATTTTTACAAGGCGACGGACCAGCTGGGTATGTTGGTGATCCATCCAACAATATTCAGCCGCATTTTTCGACACCTTATGATCCTGAAAAATATTATTTAGACCGATATGTAACCTCGATCCGTAATGTCGAAGAAAAAGATCAGGTCGCAGCCGTAGACTTTAATTATGAGACTACAGAAAACCTGAAAATTAAGTTTGGAGGGAAATTTAGAAATAAAACCAGTACCTACGATTACCGTTATATTACTTGGATTTACGATACAAAAGCTCCAAAAGCGTATTTAAACAATTGGGAACGCGAAGCTTTTCCTACGAACAATTGGTTTCCGGAATTGAACAATACTTATGACAATTTAAAGTTCAATTATCCAACAGAACGTTCTTTTATCGATCCGATGGGAAATCCAAAAATCGCACAATATCTTAAATACAATTATCAGGATGCGACGAATTCGAGTTATGCAACCGGTAATTATGATGCTACAGAAAAAGTCTGGGCTGGTTACGGATCAGCAGAATGGGATATTAGCGACGATTTGCGTTTTGTGGGGGGAATTCGTTACGAGAACACAGTTGTAAATGCAAAAAGTTACGAGTTTAATGATATTACAAAAGTTGTTACAGCAGTTTACGGCAACAAGAACTACGGTGCATTTTTGCCTATGGCGCATCTTATTTACAAACCATCAAAAAAGTTGGATTTAAGAGCAGCAATTACCAGAACTTTTGCCCGTCCGGCTTTTAATGAACTGAGTCCGAGTACAAGGGTAAATCCTGATAATCTTACGGTTGTAGAAGGAAATATTGATTTGAAACCAACATTTTCATGGAACTATGATTTGGTGGGTTCCTATTATCTGAACAAAAATGATTATGTAACCGGAAGTGTTTTTTATAAAGACCTGAAAGATTTAATTTATACATCGACAAATGACGAAATGAGAACCGTAGGCGGAGCAACAGATTTGTATAAAGTGTCTAGACCTTTAAATTCTGATAATGCATTTTTATACGGAATTGAAATTGGTTTCAATAAGAAATTTACTGAACTGCCTGGTTTCTTGAGTGATTTTAGCCTGAAAGCTAATTATACTTTTACAAAATCGGAGACTACTTTATCTGACAGAGGAGATGAAAAAATTGGATTAATGAATCAGTCGCCCAATATTTTTAATGCGTCACTTATTTATGAGTACAAAGGTTTTGCAGCGAGATTAGCCGCTAATTACCGTGAAGCGTTTTTAGTAGAAGTGCGCGATAATAAAGGTGCTGACAGGTATCAGGATAAGGATTTTCATCTGGATATGAATTTATCTTATACAACATCTAAGAATATTACTTTTTTCATAGACCTTAATAACCTTAACAATCAGGAATTGCGCTATTATCACGGTGTATCTTCAAGACCGGAACAGGTTGAGTATTATGGAATTCGTGGTAAAGTAGGAGCGAGTTATAGATTTTAA
- a CDS encoding alkaline phosphatase D family protein, with protein sequence MNRRNFVKRSMLGMIPLLFPVRVFSIFAHHENKYFIHGVASGDPTIDAVIIWTHINAVNSGECNVEWQVANDQAFKNIIKKGFVATSQERDYTIKVDVAGLESNAVYFYRFIYNETISDIGICKTLPVSLLNALQIAVISCNNYEDGYFTSFRHIADNPHIDYVFHLGDYIYEYGTGQYCNKEFLEESNRLNDPLHELISLADYRKRYALYRKDKELQKAHRTKSFICIWDDHELANNAYFGGAKNHQSNEGSWSDRSAAAVQAYFEWMPVRAKSTGEMIRSIKIGKDANFFFLEERLDGRDKQLLSNDPEKLSTQRKMISKKQFDHLSEELKGSDARWNFLVNQVMFTGYRSKKEESIKEEDWWTGYPYQRDQLIEVFEGLKNPPIILTGDHHQSHVLELNSPDASTKNKLVAWEFLTPSITSKNDDRLTSEQIAKKSKLLYKLNPHMLYNDIAAHGYFILNVTKKQISISYKFNENILLRDSKERQGPDFIIDNSNKLKKNV encoded by the coding sequence ATGAACAGAAGAAACTTTGTAAAACGATCCATGCTCGGGATGATTCCGTTGCTATTTCCCGTAAGAGTATTTTCAATATTTGCACATCATGAAAACAAATATTTTATTCATGGTGTGGCGTCCGGAGATCCAACAATTGACGCTGTAATTATATGGACTCACATTAATGCGGTAAACTCGGGAGAATGCAATGTCGAATGGCAGGTTGCCAATGATCAAGCTTTTAAAAATATAATTAAGAAAGGTTTCGTTGCAACATCTCAGGAAAGAGATTATACCATAAAAGTAGATGTAGCAGGACTTGAAAGTAATGCGGTTTACTTTTACAGGTTTATATATAATGAAACAATTTCTGATATTGGAATTTGCAAGACCTTACCTGTTTCGCTTTTAAATGCGCTCCAGATTGCGGTGATCAGCTGTAACAATTATGAAGACGGTTATTTTACATCGTTCCGCCATATTGCTGACAATCCTCATATTGATTATGTATTTCATTTAGGCGATTATATCTATGAATACGGTACAGGACAATATTGCAATAAAGAATTTCTCGAAGAAAGCAACCGACTGAACGATCCGCTTCATGAACTTATTTCCCTAGCCGATTATAGAAAGAGATATGCGCTTTATCGTAAAGACAAAGAGCTTCAGAAAGCGCACAGAACCAAATCTTTTATTTGTATTTGGGACGATCACGAACTGGCTAATAATGCTTATTTCGGCGGAGCTAAAAATCATCAGAGTAACGAAGGAAGCTGGAGTGACAGAAGTGCCGCAGCAGTACAGGCTTATTTTGAATGGATGCCGGTAAGAGCGAAATCGACAGGCGAAATGATCCGTTCGATAAAAATAGGAAAAGATGCAAATTTCTTTTTCCTCGAAGAAAGACTGGACGGAAGAGACAAACAACTTTTGAGTAATGATCCGGAGAAGTTGAGTACGCAAAGAAAAATGATTTCAAAAAAGCAGTTTGATCATTTATCAGAGGAATTGAAAGGCAGTGATGCCAGATGGAATTTTCTTGTCAATCAGGTTATGTTTACAGGATATAGAAGCAAAAAAGAAGAAAGTATAAAAGAAGAAGACTGGTGGACAGGATATCCGTATCAGAGAGATCAATTGATTGAAGTTTTTGAAGGTTTGAAAAATCCACCTATTATTTTAACCGGAGATCATCATCAAAGTCATGTTTTAGAATTGAATTCACCAGATGCGTCAACTAAGAATAAGCTTGTTGCCTGGGAATTTTTGACTCCATCTATAACATCAAAAAATGATGATCGTCTCACCAGCGAGCAAATCGCAAAAAAGAGCAAATTGTTGTACAAGCTTAATCCGCACATGTTATACAATGACATTGCTGCTCACGGATATTTTATTTTAAATGTAACTAAAAAACAAATCAGCATTAGTTACAAGTTTAATGAAAATATATTGTTGAGAGACAGTAAAGAAAGACAAGGACCCGATTTTATCATCGATAACTCAAATAAATTAAAGAAAAATGTGTAG
- a CDS encoding zinc-binding dehydrogenase: MCSSCVMLFNEKNGSILPEYTDLPTLQKGEILVKNKYTTLCGSDLHTFTGRRKEPSPIVLGHEIVGEILELAQNEPFYDLNGNILKAGDLITWTIFAATESDEFVKDKMPQKSASLFKYGHVQFTEKEKFNGGLGTHCVLKRGTGILKVPLSVDEKFAPIINCAGATAMAAHRLIDEIENKNVLILGAGVLGLIASAIAKQKKAATVTILDIDDTRLENSKSFGADNVYNSLNPIEELTAITSKFYKKGFDIVIDMSGSVEAIKTGLKFSATGAQHIWIGAVTPTENIEINPEVMIRKLLSIKGMHNYNYEDFINAVNFFEDHFTDYPFGTFIEKEFPLQETEKAFQYAIKHKPYRVLITI; this comes from the coding sequence ATGTGTAGTTCATGCGTTATGCTGTTTAATGAAAAAAACGGCAGCATTCTTCCCGAATATACGGATTTGCCAACCTTACAAAAAGGCGAAATTTTAGTAAAAAATAAATATACGACTTTGTGCGGCAGCGATCTGCACACCTTTACCGGAAGACGAAAAGAACCTTCGCCAATTGTTTTGGGACATGAAATTGTGGGAGAAATTCTGGAATTGGCACAAAACGAACCTTTTTACGATTTAAACGGAAATATCTTAAAAGCGGGCGATCTGATTACCTGGACCATATTTGCAGCAACAGAAAGTGATGAATTCGTAAAAGATAAAATGCCTCAAAAGTCGGCAAGTTTATTTAAATACGGTCATGTTCAGTTTACCGAAAAAGAAAAATTCAACGGCGGCTTAGGTACGCATTGTGTTTTAAAAAGAGGAACGGGAATTCTAAAAGTCCCATTATCAGTCGATGAGAAATTTGCTCCCATAATCAATTGCGCAGGAGCTACAGCAATGGCGGCTCATCGTTTAATTGACGAGATTGAAAATAAAAATGTGCTGATTCTGGGTGCCGGAGTTTTGGGCTTGATTGCTTCTGCGATTGCAAAACAGAAAAAAGCGGCAACTGTTACAATACTCGATATTGATGATACCCGACTGGAAAACAGTAAATCTTTTGGCGCTGATAATGTTTATAATAGTTTAAATCCGATTGAAGAGCTTACTGCAATAACTTCTAAATTTTATAAAAAAGGATTCGATATTGTCATAGACATGAGTGGTTCTGTTGAAGCCATAAAAACTGGTCTAAAGTTTAGTGCAACAGGAGCACAGCATATCTGGATAGGTGCCGTAACGCCAACTGAAAATATCGAAATAAATCCGGAAGTAATGATTCGGAAATTGTTAAGTATTAAAGGAATGCACAATTATAATTATGAAGATTTTATCAACGCAGTAAACTTCTTTGAAGATCATTTTACTGATTATCCATTTGGTACTTTCATAGAGAAGGAATTTCCATTACAAGAAACAGAAAAAGCATTTCAATATGCCATTAAACACAAACCTTACAGGGTTTTAATAACAATATAA